The Neospora caninum Liverpool complete genome, chromosome X genome includes a region encoding these proteins:
- a CDS encoding SRS domain-containing protein, with amino-acid sequence MAKTVRMDQRRGGFKSRARKLMAVCMGGVLLLSCGQAAAEYLREGTLQRNLQGTPAAGTQNGPEFQGQVATCTLSEGSDGGRTAVDATGALTLSKDNLTVTLMCAGAKNQAVPLTLTKVCSATVQNPTVAECKTDTDGKQITLESLLGSNRSIAWKNTSQAAEEKQTNGEERALELQATDLPISDRRFFVGCDKNNDEKAPLSPSAECKVDVNVKARPSSVTDNNVVICAYGKDSNPEPLKVEMTTEKNTLTIQCGSEGSLNPETYATQYCDLQGEVGNCTLKTFEDIFSTYATSWWLKADDSRSATLTIPETDFPESEHQFRLGCVHKPANTEQPLPNEESSKTGSSQPVATTSNCNVIVIVRSGNSASSSAQMAAAIAGTAGLTGLLVGSL; translated from the coding sequence ATGGCGAAGACTGTGAGAATGGATCAGCGGCGCGGAGGGTTCAAGTCGAGAGCACGCAAGTTGATGGCGGTCTGCATGGGTGGTGTTTTGTTGCTCTCGTGTGGACAAGCTGCGGCAGAGTATTTGCGTGAAGGAACTCTGCAGCGAAATTTGCAAGGAACACCGGCCGCAGGTACCCAGAATGGACCGGAATTCCAAGGGCAGGTGGCCACATGCACCTTGTCAGAAGGGAGTgacggaggaagaactgCTGTTGATGCCACTGGCGCACTGACACTGTCGAAAGACAATTTGACCGTTACGTTGATGTGTGCTGGTGCAAAAAACCAGGCAGTCCCCTTAACGTTGACGAAGGTCTGTTCCGCCACTGTTCAGAACCCCACAGTCGCAGAATGCAAAACCGATACCGACGGCAAGCAGATCACGCTGGAATCACTGCTGGGGTCCAACCGCAGTATCGCGTGGAAGAACACTTCCCAGGCAGCTGAGGAGAAACAAACCAACGGTGAGGAGAGGGCCTTGGAGCTGCAGGCAACAGACCTTCCAATTAGCGACAGGCGCTTCTTCGTAGGCTGTGACAAAAACAACGATGAAAAAGCTCCGCTGTCGCCATCGGCAGAGTGCAAAGTCGACGTGAATGTCAAAGCGAGACCTTCGTCTGTTACGGACAATAACGTCGTCATCTGCGCATACGGCAAGGACAGCAACCCTGAGCCGCTGAAGGTTGAGATgacaacagagaagaacaccCTCACTATTCAGTGTGGTTCCGAGGGATCCCTCAATCCTGAAACCTATGCAACCCAGTACTGCGATCTCCAGGGAGAGGTGGGGAATTGCACTCTGAAGACGTTTGAGGATATTTTTTCTACATATGCAACCAGCTGGTGGTTAAAGGCAGACGATAGTAGATCCGCCACATTGACAATCCCGGAGACGGACTTTCCAGAATCCGAACACCAATTCCGTTTGGGATGCGTCCACAAACCGGCAAACACCGAGCAACCACTCCCTAACGAGGAAAGTAGCAAAACTGGAAGTTCACAACCAGTCGCTACTACATCGAATTGCAATGTGATTGTGATTGTCAGGTCGGGAAActctgcttcgtcgtctgctCAAATGGCAGCTGCAATCGCTGGTACAGCCGGGTTGACAGGACTCCTCGTCGGGTCCTTGTAA
- a CDS encoding SRS domain-containing protein produces MARTAKMDRRREGFKSRARKLMVVCMGGVFLLSGGVVAGDYLREGTLQRNLQALSRGATQSPPNFDGQVATCVLTGGQRSETQTPTALTLSKENLAATLRCTGANNEAVPQEMTEVCSATVTSPTVATCKGTNSGGTRVALNTLLGSSRGIVWQKTSPTAEPATNGEERTLQLQETDLPLSDKAFFVGCDKKSTEVPEPSPTTGCRVDVNVKARPSSVADNNVVICAYGKDSNPEPLHVEMTTDKNTLTIQCGSEGSLNPESYATRYCDLQGELENCASKSFQDILTTFATSWWSKGDDSRSATLTIPQTDFPESEQQFRVGCVYKNETSGGPKPAAKGAKTGEAHAAATTSNCNVIVTVRSGSANSSSGQLVATLAGAATMTGLVVGSL; encoded by the coding sequence ATGGCGAGGACTGCGAAAATGGATCGACGTCGTGAAGGGTTCAAGTCGAGGGCCCGCAAGCTGATGGTAGTGTGCATGGGTGGCGTTTTCTTGCTCTCTGGCGGGGTGGTTGCGGGAGATTATCTGCGCGAAGGAACTCTGCAGCGAAATTTGCAAGCCCTATCGCGTGGCGCTACGCAGAGTCCACCAAATTTTGACGGTCAAGTCGCCACATGCGTGTTGACTGGCGGGCAACGATCTGAGACGCAAACACCTACCGCTTTGACGTTGTCGAAAGAAAATCTGGCAGCTACGCTGCGGTGCACTGGCGCAAATAACGAGGCAGTCCCCCAAGAGATGACGGAAGTCTGTTCGGCGACGGTTACGTCCCCGACGGTAGCAACGTGCAAGGGTACGAACAGTGGCGGCACGCGGGTCGCGCTGAACACTCTGCTGGGGTCAAGCCGGGGAATTGTGTGGCAAAAAACCTCCCCCACTGCCGAACCGGCAACAaacggcgaggagcggacgttgcagctgcaggagacagacCTTCCACTTAGCGACAAGGCCTTCTTCGTAGGCTGCGACAAGAAATCTACCGAAGTTCCTGAGCCGTCGCCCACCACAGGTTGCAGAGTTGACGTGAATGTAAAAGCGAGACCTTCGTCTGTTGCAGACAATAACGTCGTCATCTGCGCTTACGGCAAGGACAGCAACCCCGAGCCCCTGCACGTTGAGATGACAACGGACAAGAACACACTCACTATTCAGTGTGGTTCCGAGGGATCACTGAATCCTGAATCCTATGCAACCCGGTACTGCGATCTCCAGGGAGAGTTGGAAAACTGCGCTTCGAAGTCGTTTCAGGATATTCTTACTACATTTGCGACCAGCTGGTGGTCAAAGGGAGACGACAGTCGATCCGCCACGCTGACCATCCCGCAGACGGACTTTCCTGAATCCGAACAGCAATTCCGGGTGGGTTGTGTCTACAAAAATGAGACTTCTGGTGGTCCCAAACCCGCGGCGAAGGGTGCAAAAACGGGAGAAGCACATGCAGCTGCTACTACGTCGAACTGCAATGTGATTGTGACTGTGAGGTCAGGAAGCGCTAATTCGTCATCGGGTCAACTGGTAGCTACACTCGCTGGTGCAGCCACGATGACAGGACTGGTCGTTGGGTCCTTGTAA